One segment of Theobroma cacao cultivar B97-61/B2 chromosome 9, Criollo_cocoa_genome_V2, whole genome shotgun sequence DNA contains the following:
- the LOC18590004 gene encoding uncharacterized protein LOC18590004, translating to MGDQAAQAIENLEQESASMETSDLSPSKSNKLFLKLKVSNTLKRCGQHICPVCSKGFTSGKALGGHIRIHMKGNKNGRHRKISKLQPRNLHRAKAKKRISKNTLLPKAADGAVDLPSNDQEGSEKVSCCICKKDFRSMKSLFGHMRNHPERGWRGIRPPPSDKNSCCSSVSENDEAPEVDQISCATERGSVSGSDLLKSLPKWTNTAKRCGKYTSDEIPEAAYCLMKLSRGESFDLGQSSIAYQKYSSTTVKPMIDKCQSSGLTNKASEQKQRSNIVLGKDMGEGKGKARLKTESDQERAPSEYKREDSYWPREEKKMEKSLAKELSCDNFIDKKTMVRENKLKLNYADATQIVENNRCFDQFQKFPRKPDEEKGDPSTVEGRFRDKIIPSSQTPGSYPKNPSERLFEAPLDETASPAEGKHLKSKPLFPTASQAAEGSQVCPPKILDFDLNEPYAALDGEDTGSKITSI from the coding sequence ATGGGTGATCAAGCTGCTCAAGCGATTGAAAACTTGGAACAAGAGTCTGCTTCGATGGAAACATCAGATTTGTCACCCTCAAAGTCAAACAAACTCTTTCTCAAGCTCAAGGTCTCCAATACCTTGAAACGTTGTGGCCAGCATATCTGCCCCGTTTGCAGCAAAGGGTTTACTTCGGGCAAGGCATTAGGAGGCCATATAAGGATTCACATGAAGGGCAACAAAAATGGTCGCCATAGAAAGATTTCAAAGCTTCAGCCAAGAAATCTTCATCGTGCCAAGGCCAAGAAACGGATCTCGAAGAATACGCTTTTACCAAAAGCTGCCGATGGAGCTGTTGATCTGCCCTCGAATGATCAAGAAGGTAGTGAGAAAGTCAGTTGCTGCATATGCAAAAAGGATTTCAGGTCAATGAAATCTTTGTTTGGGCACATGAGGAACCATCCTGAGAGGGGTTGGAGAGGGATCAGGCCACCTCCTTCTGACAAAAACAGCTGCTGTTCAAGCGTATCCGAAAACGATGAAGCTCCAGAAGTTGATCAGATTAGTTGTGCAACAGAAAGAGGCTCGGTGTCAGGTTCTGATCTGTTGAAATCTCTTCCTAAATGGACTAACACTGCCAAGCGATGCGGGAAATACACCTCCGATGAGATACCTGAAGCTGCCTACTGCCTTATGAAGCTATCTCGAGGAGAATCTTTTGATTTGGGTCAGTCAAGTATTGCATAccaaaaatattcttcaaCAACAGTGAAGCCGATGATTGATAAATGTCAATCTTCGGGCTTGACAAATAAAGCTTCAGAGCAGAAACAACGGAGCAATATTGTTCTAGGTAAGGACATGGGTGAAGGGAAAGGAAAGGCTAGGTTGAAAACTGAGTCGGATCAAGAGAGAGCTCCTTCGGAATATAAACGGGAAGATTCATACTGGCCTcgtgaagaaaaaaagatggaGAAGTCATTAGCGAAAGAGCTCAGTTGCGATAATTTCATAGATAAGAAAACCATGGTAAGGGAAAATAAGCTGAAGCTGAATTATGCAGATGCTACTCAAATCGTTGAAAACAATCGTTGTTTTGATCAATTTCAGAAGTTCCCGAGGAAGCCTGATGAAGAAAAGGGTGATCCATCAACCGTAGAAGGTAGATTTAGAGACAAGATCATCCCAAGTAGCCAAACACCTGGTTCATACCCAAAAAACCCTAGTGAACGACTATTTGAAGCTCCATTGGATGAAACAGCATCACCAGCAGAGGGCAAACATCTAAAATCCAAACCACTATTCCCAACAGCTAGTCAGGCAGCTGAAGGAAGTCAGGTTTGTCCCCCTAAGATACTAGACTTTGATCTCAATGAACCTTATGCGGCTCTAGATGGTGAGGATACAGGATCTAAAATTACCTCAATCTGA